Part of the Chanodichthys erythropterus isolate Z2021 chromosome 13, ASM2448905v1, whole genome shotgun sequence genome is shown below.
GTAAATATATGCTCAAAAGATCCATAATACAAACACAATtaaattttggttttatttacaagattaggctatttaatacGGTTTGCTGTAAATTAAAATGGTTATGGTCACGCCGTTAAGCATTTTCCTAAGAAATCAGGTAAACATAAcaagtcatatatatatatatatatatatatatatatatatatatatatatatatgatgtttaaaataaagatCCAAAATATGAAAGCCTGAAGACGGAGGTTTTTCCAAGAGatcacaaaataataaatacgcATTGCTGACATAGCaagaaaaatatatcaaattatttagatttttatgaTCTTACTTTCGTTTTCGTTTCTCTTCGTTCCTATAACGCAGTTCAATGTAATTATTTGTCAAGGTataagatatttaagttttagttttgaAGGTCACTTTAGTCTATATTTTTAATGCTTTCAAAACCAAACCAAATGTCCTGATACAGGTTCAATCGAGAGGATCTGTGTGCTCACAACTGACTAGCAATAAAGGTGTTTCATTAGAGAATTTTGGCTATGGATTTGGCCATCTGATGATAAAATGTGTAACCCAAAGCGTGTCATAATACAATCCGCATTTGAGTCTCAAGTTCTTATTGCAGCTcgataaaaattattttaatgcagAATTACAACAATTTAGGCCTAATATTATCAGAAAAGTTTTAGTGCTGTTGAAACGTCTGTCTAAACAacagacatttaaaataattaacctTGTGAAATTGAAGAAATTTACTAATGGGAAATGGACAAACAGAAACgagaatataaaaaaaagtgtcaatGTAATTTCTGTCAAAATGACAAATGTTTATGGTGTATATTTGCATGGTGTTTTCAGTGAAAGACGAGGCTGATCGAGAAATCTCCAGCAGTAGGGACAGCCCCAGCTCCAGGCTGAAGAAGCCTCGTAAAGCCCGCACTGCGTTCACTGATCACCAGCTGGCGCAGCTCGAGCGCAGCTTCGAGCGTCAGAAGTATCTGAGCGTGCAGGACAGGATGGAGCTGGCAGCATCTCTCAACCTCACTGACACACAGGTCAAAACATGGTACCAAAACCGCAGGTGAATACAAACATCTTGTGAAACATAATAGCCaaggttttttgttttgttttgttttgttttttttagtcaAAGATACAGAAGTATACTAGTATACTTCTGAGCCGTTTTAAAAGGCCTTTAAATATAGGCCTAAAGGTTTTATACAAAAAACACGAAaagattaatataaaaatattattaatatcaatgtAAAATAATTGCTTGTAGTAGGCCTAGTTGTTTGATGTTGCTGTTATCCTGTCAAATTAAACCACAACTGGGGGAAAAAGTTGTGCATATACAACCTCCAACACCATGAGTCCAACACATTTagtcataaataataaattactgCATCATGTATCAATAATTTAGCTTCCGAGTAGTAATTAAACAATTGGCaaaattatgaattatttatCTGAAATGGCTCTTTGCTGAGTGACAATTTGACGGATGAGTGTTCAACAGGATATTACACGGATTCAACCTCGACGAACAAAAACTTTCTATCAATTGGCAAATACTTGTTCACACTTTACCTTTAACTGCATTAAGGCAATTTTGGAAAAAattcaattgtattttttttttatattcttgttggtttaagacatttttgtgcggaaaatacaaaaaaggagaaaatactAGGCCTAAATATAGGATATTTCTTGCaccttaattttaaaacatttttaaatcactAAGTTCTCTTAGGGTTCCTCACTCGTTAGTTTTAATAATAtcaatttatttgaaaaagaaaaatctgaaAGACCTAAGACTTAAAGACTTTGACACTTAAAAGGATCgcctttgttttgttgttttggtgTCACATGACAACAAAATGGCTTCCTGCATGTTAGTTACGCCACTTTGATCTGGCGTAcacgtttttttgttgtttaaatatattttaataataaaaatagaaagcTAAACTACGGGAACATTGTTTTCCCAAGAATTTTAACCATTTAATGAGAATGTTTTAAGAAAACGTGAACACTAGTATGTATATCAAATCAATGAGGCCTATGTTGTTTGTTTCCAACAGAACGAAGTGGAAACGGCAGACAGCCGTTGGGCTGGAGCTCCTCGCAGAAGCAGGGAATTACTCGGCTCTACAGAGAATGTTCCCATCACCCTATTTCTACCCTCAAAGTTTGGTCTCTAACCTCGACCCGGGGCCAGGGTTGTATCTCTACAGAGGGCCGTCCGCTCCTCCACCACCGGTTCAGCGGCCTCTGGTCCCGAGGATCCTCCTGCACGGTCTTCAGGGCGGCGGAGATCCAGCATCTCTCTCTGGAGTGATACCGCGACACACGCCGCGATGAACTGATCCAACCTGACAACAGCTCCAACCTCAGGAACGACAGGGTCGCGCTTGGACAATACCCATGAAACTGAAAACCTAAACGCGCAATAATAGACTTTCCAAATGACTCTGACCAAAAGGTGAATGCTAactatttatttaactttaaagTGCGAGAGAAGTTATCAGAAAATTATTTGATGAGGTTCATCCATGAACCTCGTGACTGTGTTCTGATAAGAAGTTGCTTTTCCCCTATAGGAAATCGCGTGGTTTATTTGCACAAAATTATGACGCAAACAAACCAAAATAAACctcataaaaataatttgtcaATTTCAGTGGAACCATATGCAATGCTGAACaattgtggatttttttttttttaaattctgccTAAagataaacatgcattttacgaacaaacataataaaactaaaattactGATTAACAAATGACTGTATaactgaaatgtaatttatcacCGATTATTGTGATGGTGGTTGTACTGCTGTGCGGctgttttacaaaaaaatgaatccacAATATGAAATACACAGATCAacgaaaaaagagagaaaaaaatagcaCTGCAACCTGTATAACCAGTTTTTGTAGAAATAGTGTTGTGGTTATGGGTACTTTACAACCCCAGTTCAACAGACGCCAAAataattttctaaataaaagacTGAATTTGTCACACATATGTCGGAAATAACTTACTCTTCGATATCCTCATGGTCAAATAATTATTGTATATTGGTTGTGGACATATGACGCATAAAATGGGctttaaaaataagtaaaaatgtttttacacgaacattttttttttttttttttttttgagtgcataAGAGCTGCAATGGGACATCACACCCAACAGCCAGTGAacgcaataaataaataaaaaaaactgtttcctGTGCTCATATTGTGACTACAAGCACACTTTCTCCCAACAAGCTGCATTTAcatcaatatttacatttttaatcaaCGTAAGTATACAAATTGCTGCCAGTGGAAACCTTTTGTGAGCTCTCTTCACAGGCGCATCGTAAAGATCAGCTCACCCACGCCGAAATGAGCTTAAGTGGTTTGTTGTGTGGGTTTAATTGACCAATCATAATAGGCGTTTCATTATTACAGACCAATCAAATTTTTACAAGCGGCTTTTACGGAAATAAAGCGACCGTGAAACGTAATATTCCGGTCAAATTTCTTTTAGCGCTCGCAGCGAAGACTCGGCCAAAAGACAGCAGCTGGTGACCGGGCGAGACAGACCCAACGCTTGGACAGCTGGTCAGCGTAAGCCTCCATACATATCCACCCCTATTTACCTGACCAAGCCGAAATTCAAGCCAGGGAAACGAGCTAAAAAGCTTTTAAACAAAGACTATTTCTATGCGGTGTTCTCATAACCTTGTGTACAACATGAAAGGCACGCCATGTTTGATTGCCACTGATTCTGaaaaatcagacacacacacatcaaataCAACTcacttttatgtaaaattcatttTGATTAAACAGCGTGTGTTCACGTACATTACAGTGCTCAAatagtcatgtttaattcaccatttataataaattcataataaattcataataaaatatttcttgtgCATTTCACGCCAATAGGCCCATTTTACCATCTGCGTCAAAGCTTTTGCATGGAGCAGGTTTTCAGACCGTGCTGCTGACCAGTCGTGCTTTGTTCCAGGTAAAAATGTCACACTGTGTAAAAACACCTGTGAGTTCAACCATGAGAATCCACCTGGCCATGAGAAGGCTCCGACCTCAGCACTTCTCGGCCGAAAAGAGCATCTCGGGTCGCTCCTATATCTTCCACTTTATGCAGCGGTAGATTCCTCTTCCTCCGCTTGACCTTTCTTCTTTTTCCTCTTCTTCTTAGACTTGGATTCTCCCTCTATCCCACTGAAATACTCTGAGCGCATTAGGTTTGACACCCGCTGCTTTGCTGTGAGTTTCTTGGGAGGcctgaaaaacatttaaatgaagaAATACTATCACTCTTatgtgtatataaaaaaaaaaaaaaaaaaatcaaaacagaatAAAGAAACGATAAGAATGGCACAATAAACAGGAACCATGTGAATTGCTCTCAAAGTTTCAAAAGCAATCTGAGATTTATCCTGTAAAGAGAGGAGGTAGATAGAGTCTGGCTGAACAAATTTCCCACTGTCGTCAATAAAAGGCTCGTAGACAGCAGCGGGGGCCTGATGTAAAACTAGTGACTGTTTATCTAATCAATAACTGTGGAGAATGAAGCGGCGCTTTGCCCCCCTGGGTCTGCTTAAGGAtccaatacacacacacctacCTCATGGTGACACACGACACACTCTACCCCCAGGGCTTAGAGCGGCTATGAGACAGCAGTTATTGTTCTTTTGGTCCCTGAGCACTCTACAGGGACCCCTACAGGCGAGAAGCAGAATGTATGCAGACATACACtatggtgtatatatatataatatatatatataatatatatatatatatatatatatatatatatatatatagaatgtCACTATATTTACACTTACTGAAAGAAGAGTCATAAATATGATCTATGCCTCAGCAGCAGTGATCCAGAGCTAAAATGAGAAACCCATCAAAGTTCTCCTCAGAAACAAAGAACGTATACAGAGTGAGATCGGCAAGCAGACCGAAGAACAAAATGGAGTGAAATAAAACGAGAGCACCTGGTCACAAAATTAGTGCAATGACATGTCGAAACTATTCACAGCCCAACTAGAAAGACAAAAAGACGATCCTGTGGGGCGTCCAGATCTAGACATGGTTCCCATTCATTCTGACTAATCTCTATGATTTGTCCATgtctttttcagccatttatGATGACTAGAtaagaattaaaataaaaaatgtacctCTGTTTCATAGAGATTTTCTTTTTACTAATTGTAATTTTAGCTGAAAGAAGCATATATACAATGCAGTTCAAATGTTCGGgaccagtaagattttttttttccaaggatGCTTtacaattgatcaaaagtgactatAAAAATGAATGTTAGTTTAAGGAGCACAACTGCTTTCATCATTGATaggaaatatttcttgagcagcaatttagcatattaaaatgatttctgaaggatcatgtgacgctgaagactggggtaatgatgctgaaaattcagctttgccatcataggaataaattacattttaaaagttattaattaacagttattttaaagttttataatatttaacaaaatataactttttatatcaaataaatgtagccttggtaagCTTAATAGATGCAccatattatataaaatatgagcaaataaaatatactgaattaactacagtcaaaccaaaaattattcagacatttttcatatttttaccagtgggtgcaggacactatagttcatttatgtaagtgagaatagcaaaataaagtaaattgtgacatattatacccaaaaattcttcatacagtggactaccagtaaaactgtaaccaaaaattattcagacactttgatctgaccatgttttgcttaagtgttgtctgacataattaagatacatttttttctgacacagtttaactctgagatcttgtcatattttattaccatttttataaACTATAGAAAATaatctgtaataatgaatgaaatgttcaaggtgtctgaataaattttggtttgattgTATATTAActgttatatattattaacatcctgcaaaaataaaaactagaaTTAAATTCTCAGAAGGACTGATGCGTGTGTATTTTTGGTTGTCTGTAATGGCCTCTCCTCTGTGTACCAGAGGTCTTTGTTGTTCAGTCGCGAGTccataagtgtgtgtgtatgtttatatTGGTGTGATCTGCTCATTAGAGAAATCTtgtctggacatggacagtgtaTACCACAGCCAGCTGTAATGAAGTCTCTCCTGACAGGACGGCTAGACTCGACTGAGACCGTaaggcacagcacagcacagcacaacaCAGCAATgtcccacacacacatacacacacaattaGGCTGGGAATAGTAAATGTTAATAGGGCCAAAGCACTGACCAGTTAAGTTGCATCGACATAGTGCAGCATGAATATTCTATATAGAGTGATGGCTGGTAAATATAGATGTCAGCTATGACGGCTGATCAGTTCATTACGGGTGTTGTCTGTTGTCTGGGCAGtggagagagagtgtgagtgcATTTGGGCTGCTCTGGGGGCAGCTCCTCTGGGACTGACCTATTGTCCCGCTCCATGGGTTTCATTCACAGGTCCTGCTGCAGGTCACCCTGCCAATTACTAGTGGTTAGACACATGCTTCTCCCTATAGTGTCTGGGCCAGCATGTGGCAAAAGTCAAAACTCAACACTACCAAAAAGAAGTGCACATGTACAAATGAAGccataaaacaatttaatagaAAATTGTGAAATTATGAAATTGATGAAATAAACAGGGCTTAATTGAGTAAGCCAATGGCTCATTATCAAAGCCAAATCATTTTTTTAGTAGAATTTGTCAACTAAAAAAATGCAGAATTGCTTgataaagatgtttttttttttaaatgtttttaagagTCACTGCTGTTTATTGTGACGACAGGATGTTTTAGTTTATGGACTACATTGATTTAAGTTTGTGCCACATATTGGGACCTCATGTTAAACAATAACCATTCATATCTGTTGTTTTtagaatttttaaatatttaatatttatacacaatatttgaatttataaatgtgaaattatataaaaaatgttttagaataCTCTTACTTATTCATCAGTATCAGTTctaatttatacaaaaaaacaagcaagcaagcaaaAACAATTTTAACATTCATATATGTACTTGTATAAAGGTattctaatattattattgattattgGGAGTATGTATCTTTATTTACACATTGTCAATGTCAGATAAACAACCTGGCAATAACCTGACTTGTATAAGTCAAAAGATTCTATCCATCACCGAAAGAGTTggcagttatttttttattattattattattattaaatatggcTGAAAAATGACTGGTGGTTCAGTGAGGGAGCCAGCTGTGAAATCTGACACTGATGGAGTAAGTGTGACTTCATAAGAGTCATGTCTTCATGATTCGGACATTGCAACTCGCACCGTGTTCGTAGTCGAGTAAACTCTACATTACTGGTCCATGCTCTAATACAATTTCTCATGAAATACTTTCCCGACTGACTAGATTTTAAATTACTGATgcaaatttttgttttta
Proteins encoded:
- the barhl1a gene encoding barH-like homeobox 1a, with the translated sequence MEVSNGSSFGIESILSHRPTSPCMSKGECRSPAELSPRSDMDSGCSSPPSPRRTSVEDAVQRHARALGLDSPLQISQQPRTVTSSFLIRDILADCKPLAACAPYSSTGQLAQDAEDCMDKLHSNSSSDSEYRVKDEADREISSSRDSPSSRLKKPRKARTAFTDHQLAQLERSFERQKYLSVQDRMELAASLNLTDTQVKTWYQNRRTKWKRQTAVGLELLAEAGNYSALQRMFPSPYFYPQSLVSNLDPGPGLYLYRGPSAPPPPVQRPLVPRILLHGLQGGGDPASLSGVIPRHTPR